The window GCAGGGCCGTGGGCAGATGGCGGGGGTCGGAGTTGATGGCGTAGCCGAAGAGAATGAGCTGCATGAGGGGGACACCGGCCATCATGGCGAAGGTCAAACGGTCCCGTCGCATCTGGACGAATTCCTTGGCCACCACGGCCCAGAAGCGGCGGAGGGAGAACATGGCTTCAGGCCTCCCGGCCGCGCATGAGGTCGATAAAGACCTCTTCCAGACTGGTTCGGGCCGGGATCAGAGATTGATCTGGTCCAAGACTCCGGCGCAGGGCCGATTCCAAGGCGACAGGGTCGCGACCGCTGACGTGCAAGGCCGTGCCAAAGGCGGCGGCCTGGCAGACAGCGGGACAGCTCTTCAACCGTTCCGCCAGATCTTGCAGGTTGGGGCCGGTGACCCGGAAGGTGTGCAGTCCGGAAGCGGCCACCAGTTCCTCGGAGGTTCCCCGGGCCAGAAGATGTCCGTAGGCGATGTAGGCGAGGCGATGGCATCGTTCAGCCTCGTCCATGTAGTGAGTGCTGATGAGGGCGGTGATGCCTTGGGCGGCCAGAGCGTGGATCTGGTCCCAGAAGGTCCGTCGGGCGCTGGGAT is drawn from Deltaproteobacteria bacterium and contains these coding sequences:
- a CDS encoding ABC transporter permease; protein product: MFSLRRFWAVVAKEFVQMRRDRLTFAMMAGVPLMQLILFGYAINSDPRHLPTAL